The following proteins are encoded in a genomic region of Pectinophora gossypiella chromosome 6, ilPecGoss1.1, whole genome shotgun sequence:
- the LOC126367691 gene encoding UV excision repair protein RAD23 homolog A has translation MLVTLKTLQQQTFQIEIDPEETVKALKLKIEVEKGKDYAADYQRLIYAGKILLDDNKLTNYNIDEKKFIVIMVTKPKPSEASSTSAPEAGESASTERGDGKDKPAEEAPKPTPTAAAESERTVEPPVVANEPDFEATVQSIMDMGYNRQQVEQALRASFNNRERAVEYLITGIPEELLQEQEVDEGSDEDPLAFLRDQPQFQQMRAVIQQNPNLLNAILQQIGQTNPALLQAISQHQQAFVRMLNEPINPSAGGAAVEESAADPQQPPQPHNVIQVSPQDKEAIERLKALGFPEHMVIQAYFACEKNENLAANFLLSQNFDD, from the coding sequence ATGTTGGTGACTTTAAAAACTTTGCAACAACAAACGTTTCAAATAGAAATTGATCCAGAGGAAACTGTCAAAGCTTTGAAGCTCAAGATTGAAGTTGAAAAAGGTAAAGACTATGCCGCCGATTATCAAAGACTTATTTACGCAGGAAAAATACTTCTCGACGACAACAAACTAACTAATTATAACATAGATGAAAAGAAATTTATTGTGATCATGGTAACAAAGCCGAAACCATCTGAAGCATCATCGACTTCTGCGCCCGAGGCTGGTGAAAGTGCCTCTACTGAACGCGGCGATGGAAAAGATAAACCTGCCGAAGAAGCACCCAAACCAACACCAACCGCTGCCGCAGAGAGTGAACGCACCGTCGAGCCGCCTGTTGTGGCCAATGAACCCGACTTCGAGGCGACAGTCCAAAGCATTATGGACATGGGTTACAATCGGCAGCAAGTGGAACAAGCATTGCGAGCATCTTTCAATAACAGAGAAAGGGCAGTGGAATATCTAATAACAGGTATACCAGAGGAACTGCTTCAGGAACAAGAAGTAGATGAAGGTTCTGATGAAGATCCATTAGCATTTTTGCGTGATCAACCTCAATTCCAGCAAATGCGGGCAGTCATTCAGCAAAATCCTAATTTGTTAAATGCAATTCTACAACAAATTGGTCAAACTAACCCTGCACTTCTGCAAGCAATCAGTCAACACCAACAAGCTTTTGTGAGAATGCTTAATGAACCAATCAACCCCTCAGCGGGAGGTGCTGCTGTGGAAGAAAGTGCCGCCGACCCCCAGCAGCCTCCACAGCCACATAATGTAATACAAGTGTCACCACAAGACAAAGAAGCTATTGAACGATTAAAAGCACTTGGGTTCCCCGAGCACATGGTCATTCAAGCTTATTTTGCTTGTGAAAAGAATGAAAACCTTGCAGCAAATTTCCTGCTCTCACAAAATTTTGATGATTAA
- the LOC126367692 gene encoding cyclic AMP response element-binding protein B isoform X2, with amino-acid sequence MDGMVEENGTSTGASADPLGGAGGAGGSGAPMTAAAPAHVVAVTSIVQLTLPTQAPSAQVQSVIQPNQQSVIQTASNIQSVQLPKGNVILVSKPSSVIHTTQGTLQTLQIKPEPNTLVSTQGQSCSDESCSDDDSPKRKYREMLTRRPSYRKILNDLGGAEIADNRMGSKPGCENEVSLSAPLSFAPVIPAGALQAESGLHTLAVSGAAGGGAIVQYANQDGQFYVPEDQTRKREMRLLKNREAARECRRKKKEYIKCLENRVAVLENQNKALIEELKTLKELYCQQKTE; translated from the exons ATGGACGGAATGGTGGAGGAGAACGGTACGTCGACGGGCGCGAGCGCGGACCCGCTGGGCGGCGCGGGTGGTGCGGGAGGGTCGGGGGCGCCGATGACCGCTGCTGCTCCCGCGCATGTCGTCGCCGTCACCAGCATCGTCCAGCTAACCTTGCCCACTCAGGCTCCCTCCGCACAG GTCCAATCTGTAATACAACCCAATCAGCAATCTGTGATTCAGACAGCATCAAACATTCAATCAGTGCAGTTACCTAAAGGAAATGTTATACTTGTTAGCAAGCCTAGCTCTGTTATACATACCACACAGGGCACATTACAAACATTACAG ATAAAGCCAGAGCCAAACACATTGGTGAGCACGCAAGGACAGTCCTGCAGTGATGAAAGTTGCAGTGATGATGACAGTCCAAAGCGAAAATACAGGGAAATGTTGACTCGCCGCCCATCTTATCGCAAGATCCTTAACGATCTAGGAGGAGCTGAGATTGCTG ACAATCGTATGGGATCTAAACCTGGATGCGAGAATGAAGTGTCGCTGTCAGCTCCTTTATCGTTTGCACCAG TGATTCCAGCGGGAGCGCTGCAGGCGGAGAGCGGGCTGCACACGCTGGCAGTGTcaggcgcggcgggcggcggggcCATCGTGCAGTACGCCAACCAGGATGGACAGTTCTACGTGCCGG AGGATCAAACTCGTAAACGTGAGATGAGGTTGCTGAAAAATCGCGAGGCTGCGAGGGAATGTCGTCGAAAGAAGAAAGAATACATCAAATGCCTAGAGAACAGAGTTGCAGTACtagaaaatcaaaacaaagccCTAATAGAGGAACTCAAAACTTTGAAAGAACTTTATTGCCAACAAAAAACAGAATGA
- the LOC126367692 gene encoding cyclic AMP response element-binding protein B isoform X3, with amino-acid sequence MDGMVEENGTSTGASADPLGGAGGAGGSGAPMTAAAPAHVVAVTSIVQLTLPTQAPSAQVQSVIQPNQQSVIQTASNIQSVQLPKGNVILVSKPSSVIHTTQGTLQTLQIKPEPNTLVSTQGQSCSDESCSDDDSPKRKYREMLTRRPSYRKILNDLGGAEIAVIPAGALQAESGLHTLAVSGAAGGGAIVQYANQDGQFYVPGPMLEDQTRKREMRLLKNREAARECRRKKKEYIKCLENRVAVLENQNKALIEELKTLKELYCQQKTE; translated from the exons ATGGACGGAATGGTGGAGGAGAACGGTACGTCGACGGGCGCGAGCGCGGACCCGCTGGGCGGCGCGGGTGGTGCGGGAGGGTCGGGGGCGCCGATGACCGCTGCTGCTCCCGCGCATGTCGTCGCCGTCACCAGCATCGTCCAGCTAACCTTGCCCACTCAGGCTCCCTCCGCACAG GTCCAATCTGTAATACAACCCAATCAGCAATCTGTGATTCAGACAGCATCAAACATTCAATCAGTGCAGTTACCTAAAGGAAATGTTATACTTGTTAGCAAGCCTAGCTCTGTTATACATACCACACAGGGCACATTACAAACATTACAG ATAAAGCCAGAGCCAAACACATTGGTGAGCACGCAAGGACAGTCCTGCAGTGATGAAAGTTGCAGTGATGATGACAGTCCAAAGCGAAAATACAGGGAAATGTTGACTCGCCGCCCATCTTATCGCAAGATCCTTAACGATCTAGGAGGAGCTGAGATTGCTG TGATTCCAGCGGGAGCGCTGCAGGCGGAGAGCGGGCTGCACACGCTGGCAGTGTcaggcgcggcgggcggcggggcCATCGTGCAGTACGCCAACCAGGATGGACAGTTCTACGTGCCGG GTCCAATGTTAGAGGATCAAACTCGTAAACGTGAGATGAGGTTGCTGAAAAATCGCGAGGCTGCGAGGGAATGTCGTCGAAAGAAGAAAGAATACATCAAATGCCTAGAGAACAGAGTTGCAGTACtagaaaatcaaaacaaagccCTAATAGAGGAACTCAAAACTTTGAAAGAACTTTATTGCCAACAAAAAACAGAATGA
- the LOC126367688 gene encoding lanC-like protein 2, translated as MAPKGSFENQYEDFSCDDSVNNVLNKSRNGISEKFQTQLETFKKTKLRVLFTKMESDIFYDGSVYTGSAGLALYYLMSPEKKEDPSENLLNALSYLNLDQLKGRRISFLCGDAGPLAIAAVISHKLGPKCPSTLADTKILIQKLMSLISLMNDSPDELLYGKVGYLYALLFVTKYIDEKNIIPASHIEKVINSILKSGKQFSITMKSESPLLWQWHDKIYFGAAHGMSGILYSLLQARSYIHFNELRNYIKPSIDWLLKHRYPSGNFPSSLGSASGDRLVQWCHGAPGFVPLCIAAYQTFKEEQYLKYALDCGDVIWERGLCAKGYSICHGVSGNAYAFLQLYQATKNPLHLYRACCFMEWCALERPGTELHRPDRPASLFEGVIGRLYLAEEMARPMEAKFPAMCL; from the exons ATGGCTCCAAAAGGATCCTTTGAAAACCAATATGAAGATTTTTCTTGTGATGATTCTGTAAATAATGTTCTCAATAAATCTAGAAATGGG atatcTGAGAAGTTCCAAACCCAACTTGAAACTTTCAAGAAAACCAAATTACGTGTTTTATTCACTAAAATGGAGAGTGACATTTTTTATGATGGATCTGTTTATACTGGTTCTGCTGGATTAGCATTGTATTATTTAATGTCTCCTGAGAAAAAAGAAGATCCTTCTGAAAATTTGCTG aaTGCCTTATCTTATTTGAATCTGGATCAATTAAAAGGTCGTCGCATTAGTTTCCTATGTGGTGATGCAGGCCCACTGGCTATAGCTGCTGTTATTTCACACAAACTGGGCCCCAAATGTCCATCAACATTGGCcgacactaaaattttaatacaaaa ACTCATGAGTTTGATTTCGCTGATGAATGATTCACCAGACGAGTTGCTGTATGGAAAAGTGGGATATCTTTATGCTTTATTATTTGTAACTAAATACAttgatgaaaaaaatatcattccTGCAAGCCATATTGAGAAG gtaaTAAATTCAATCCTGAAGTCTGGCAAACAATTTTCTATAACAATGAAATCTGAAAGTCCACTTCTATGGCAGTGGCATGACAAGATTTACTTTGGAGCAGCTCATGGCATGTCGGGTATTTTGTATTCACTGCTACAG gCGCGTAGTTACATACATTTTAATGAATTGCGTAATTACATCAAGCCATCCATCGATTGGTTGTTAAAACATCGGTACCCAAGTGGCAACTTCCCTTCTTCACTAGGCAGTGCTTCTGGGGACAGGCTGGTACAATGGTGTCACGGTGCACCTGGGTTTGTACCATTGTGTATTGCAGCTTATCAG ACGTTTAAAGAAGAGCAATATTTGAAATACGCTCTTGATTGCGGCGATGTTATTTGGGAGCGGGGACTTTGTGCCAAGGGTTACAGCATCTGTCATGGTGTTAGTGGAAACGCTTATGCCTTTCTTCAGTTGTATCAAGCTACCAAG AACCCATTACATTTGTATCGCGCTTGTTGCTTCATGGAATGGTGCGCACTGGAGAGGCCGGGCACAGAGCTGCACCGCCCTGACAGGCCCGCCTCCTTGTTCGAGGGCGTTATCGGCCGCCTCTACCTCGCCGAAGAAATGGCTCGGCCCATGGAAGCTAAATTCCCCGCAATGTGCTTATAA
- the LOC126367692 gene encoding cyclic AMP response element-binding protein B isoform X1, with amino-acid sequence MDGMVEENGTSTGASADPLGGAGGAGGSGAPMTAAAPAHVVAVTSIVQLTLPTQAPSAQVQSVIQPNQQSVIQTASNIQSVQLPKGNVILVSKPSSVIHTTQGTLQTLQIKPEPNTLVSTQGQSCSDESCSDDDSPKRKYREMLTRRPSYRKILNDLGGAEIADNRMGSKPGCENEVSLSAPLSFAPVIPAGALQAESGLHTLAVSGAAGGGAIVQYANQDGQFYVPGPMLEDQTRKREMRLLKNREAARECRRKKKEYIKCLENRVAVLENQNKALIEELKTLKELYCQQKTE; translated from the exons ATGGACGGAATGGTGGAGGAGAACGGTACGTCGACGGGCGCGAGCGCGGACCCGCTGGGCGGCGCGGGTGGTGCGGGAGGGTCGGGGGCGCCGATGACCGCTGCTGCTCCCGCGCATGTCGTCGCCGTCACCAGCATCGTCCAGCTAACCTTGCCCACTCAGGCTCCCTCCGCACAG GTCCAATCTGTAATACAACCCAATCAGCAATCTGTGATTCAGACAGCATCAAACATTCAATCAGTGCAGTTACCTAAAGGAAATGTTATACTTGTTAGCAAGCCTAGCTCTGTTATACATACCACACAGGGCACATTACAAACATTACAG ATAAAGCCAGAGCCAAACACATTGGTGAGCACGCAAGGACAGTCCTGCAGTGATGAAAGTTGCAGTGATGATGACAGTCCAAAGCGAAAATACAGGGAAATGTTGACTCGCCGCCCATCTTATCGCAAGATCCTTAACGATCTAGGAGGAGCTGAGATTGCTG ACAATCGTATGGGATCTAAACCTGGATGCGAGAATGAAGTGTCGCTGTCAGCTCCTTTATCGTTTGCACCAG TGATTCCAGCGGGAGCGCTGCAGGCGGAGAGCGGGCTGCACACGCTGGCAGTGTcaggcgcggcgggcggcggggcCATCGTGCAGTACGCCAACCAGGATGGACAGTTCTACGTGCCGG GTCCAATGTTAGAGGATCAAACTCGTAAACGTGAGATGAGGTTGCTGAAAAATCGCGAGGCTGCGAGGGAATGTCGTCGAAAGAAGAAAGAATACATCAAATGCCTAGAGAACAGAGTTGCAGTACtagaaaatcaaaacaaagccCTAATAGAGGAACTCAAAACTTTGAAAGAACTTTATTGCCAACAAAAAACAGAATGA
- the LOC126367692 gene encoding cyclic AMP response element-binding protein B isoform X4, which yields MDGMVEENGTSTGASADPLGGAGGAGGSGAPMTAAAPAHVVAVTSIVQLTLPTQAPSAQVQSVIQPNQQSVIQTASNIQSVQLPKGNVILVSKPSSVIHTTQGTLQTLQIKPEPNTLVSTQGQSCSDESCSDDDSPKRKYREMLTRRPSYRKILNDLGGAEIAVIPAGALQAESGLHTLAVSGAAGGGAIVQYANQDGQFYVPEDQTRKREMRLLKNREAARECRRKKKEYIKCLENRVAVLENQNKALIEELKTLKELYCQQKTE from the exons ATGGACGGAATGGTGGAGGAGAACGGTACGTCGACGGGCGCGAGCGCGGACCCGCTGGGCGGCGCGGGTGGTGCGGGAGGGTCGGGGGCGCCGATGACCGCTGCTGCTCCCGCGCATGTCGTCGCCGTCACCAGCATCGTCCAGCTAACCTTGCCCACTCAGGCTCCCTCCGCACAG GTCCAATCTGTAATACAACCCAATCAGCAATCTGTGATTCAGACAGCATCAAACATTCAATCAGTGCAGTTACCTAAAGGAAATGTTATACTTGTTAGCAAGCCTAGCTCTGTTATACATACCACACAGGGCACATTACAAACATTACAG ATAAAGCCAGAGCCAAACACATTGGTGAGCACGCAAGGACAGTCCTGCAGTGATGAAAGTTGCAGTGATGATGACAGTCCAAAGCGAAAATACAGGGAAATGTTGACTCGCCGCCCATCTTATCGCAAGATCCTTAACGATCTAGGAGGAGCTGAGATTGCTG TGATTCCAGCGGGAGCGCTGCAGGCGGAGAGCGGGCTGCACACGCTGGCAGTGTcaggcgcggcgggcggcggggcCATCGTGCAGTACGCCAACCAGGATGGACAGTTCTACGTGCCGG AGGATCAAACTCGTAAACGTGAGATGAGGTTGCTGAAAAATCGCGAGGCTGCGAGGGAATGTCGTCGAAAGAAGAAAGAATACATCAAATGCCTAGAGAACAGAGTTGCAGTACtagaaaatcaaaacaaagccCTAATAGAGGAACTCAAAACTTTGAAAGAACTTTATTGCCAACAAAAAACAGAATGA